The Komagataeibacter sp. FNDCR2 nucleotide sequence GATCCGGCGTGAAGGGATGTAACCGAAAGCCGGAATGGACAGCCCGCATCATGTGACGGGGCAACGGGACCAAAAAAGAAGTCCTTCAGCGCCATCGTGCCGGAACTTCCCTTCCGGCACGGCGTATAGCGATCAACAGGGGTTTCCGGCTTTCCTTACCCTGCCGGAAACCGGCATGGAGCCCATGCTCCCGCACCCTCCGCCATGCCGCGGCCATAACATCAATACTGAAAACCAGTACCCAAGACATCTCCGTACAGAATAAAACGAACATGAACGGAAGGCCCTGTCATGGAAAATGCTTCCGATATCTGGTCCGTGGTCATCTATGCCATTGCCGTAGGGGGCCTTGTTGCGTGCATGCTCGGGCTTTCCGCCGTGACGGGAACTCGACGGACCGGCGCCGCGCGGGGCCGTTCCCTGTCCATGCCTTTTGAATCCGGCATCATCCCGACCGGGTCGGCGCATCTGCGCCTGCCTGTCCAGTATTATCTGCTGGCCATGTTCTTTGTCATATTTGATGTTGAAACCGCTTTTTTATTTGCATGGGGCACGGTCGTTACCGAAACTGGATGGATCGGGTATGGCGCGGCCCTGTTGTTTATTATCTTTCTCGCCATCTCGCTCGCCTATCTGTGGCGGGCGGGCGCACTGGACTGGGGGCCCGCCCCGCGCCTTCGCACGCCCGCGCCCCGTGAAAAGGGAGTGGCGTCATGAACTGGTCCCTTTCTTCCCCCGCCGGCACGCCGGCAGGCCGGACACCCTCCAGCTTTACCGAGACCATACGGCGCAACCTTGTCATGGGGCGATTGCAGGATTTTGTCGCATGGGGGCAGAAGAACTCCATCTGGCCGCTGAATTTCGGGCTGTCGTGCTGCTATGTGGAAATGGCGACGGCGTTCACCAGCCGGTTCGACATTGCCCGCTTCGGGTCCGAAGTGCTGCGCG carries:
- a CDS encoding NADH-quinone oxidoreductase subunit A, with translation MENASDIWSVVIYAIAVGGLVACMLGLSAVTGTRRTGAARGRSLSMPFESGIIPTGSAHLRLPVQYYLLAMFFVIFDVETAFLFAWGTVVTETGWIGYGAALLFIIFLAISLAYLWRAGALDWGPAPRLRTPAPREKGVAS